GGTTCTGGACATAGACACCGACATGTTCCCTTTTCTCAGCCTACATTTGTGGCATTTGGTTAGATTTACATCCAACTATTTGCTGTCAAACAATATCACGGTGGCTGCTGACTGTTTTTATactaacccctaaaaaaacacacaccccaAGATTTGCTTGTTCCACCCGCAACCTAGTTCCAAATCTATCCCATGTTGCCTTAAAAACCACAACCCTAGTAACCCTGTTTAAGCCTGTATGTTAGTATCTGGTTCAGAGACACTGCCTGTGGTGGTACGAACTGGTTTGAAAGACCTTTTTTTGGTGTTAAGATCCTGGAAATAACAGCCAGGGGCAGTGAGAACCACTTAGATCCCTTCTTGTGCTCGTGCACTTTCAACAAACTCAGTGACCATTTATCTTGGTGATTGACATAAGTACTGTTGCCAGACGGTCACGGTTCCCTTTCTTTGTGTACTCCTTGGTGCTGTGTACAGTCGGATCACGAGGTAACCTGTCCTCCAAAGCGGCTGGTGATCTTCTGTTATTTCGTATGGTCAGAAAGGGAGGTCTACAAGACTTGCGCAGAGGTTGCAATGAAGCACAATCTCTGTCTGCACCCGGACGTACCACAGCTGGAACTTTTTGCACAATCTTAAATTGACTCGCTGGGGAATGTGGTTCCTCCTGtggatgtactgtatatctgtgGTGTTTAGGAACACTGGATAATCCAGCAGTGGTGACCCGGTGGGAATTCGGCCAAGAAGGTTTCAAGGAATGATTTGCCATGACGACGTTGGTATTTGTATCAAATGCTAGAAGGTATCCAGGTGATTCTTACCACCCCTGGTCCATATGCAAGTAGCATTTTCATTGATGAGCACCTCGAATAGGTTGTTTCTCTTGAAAATCTTGGAGTTAACTATGAAACTAAGGAGCTGCTgaggtaggttttttttttgtggccaTGTcttgtcaaaaaaacaaaaatattaccaCGTTGCCTCAATGGCTGTATAGGAAACATCAATGTATCTCTTTTCTGTATGCTTATACCAAACATCAGGTCTTTAGCTGTGAATATATAGTACCATGTGGGTGTTTTTCTAGGAAAGGGAAGTCTCGAACAGTTTCCTAATGTCCCAGTGTAGTGGATTCAGGGCGTGGTCAAGATCCAGTGATGTGACGTGAAACGTTTTCCGTCCAACCCCTCATTTCTGtctggttctctctctcaggcCCTGCGGTTGAGTTTGTGGACCCTGTGGACAAGGTGCAGGTGTGGGTTGGGGAGACGGCACGACTTTCTTGCTCCTTCAGCTTCTCGGGGCCGACCGCGTCCTGCTGGATCCACAACAGGAAAAAGGTCTCGAGCTTTTGTTGTTCATTTCTAAAACTTTTGGAAAGTCCTGAATCATTCGTTCAAAGTCAGAGCTGTTGGGATTTGGCGTGTTtcgctgatatggtgaagtaaAGAGATGTTCGTTTAACATTGATGGAAGTCCAGTGTCTGCGTAAGTGGACAGACTTCAGGATTTTGCactttgcagtttcttggtaaGAAGGGGGGGGATAAGTGGTATCCGGAACTAACTTGTCATGCAAGAGGTTCCAAAACGttcaatgtaactataaatggataaaagtatcgTGTGTGTGATTTCTTCTATATTTTCTTTGTAACTTTAGAAGCAGGACCCATTTGTGAAAACCTTTCGGTCTTTATTTCCTTATAGGTTGTGGTGGACGGAGATCGAACTCGCATCGAGCGCAGCACTAGTGGCAGTGTCTTGACCATCTCTGAAGTTCTTCCTGTGGACGTAGGAAGCTACACGATCTTTGTTCAAACTCGACGAGGCATCGCTGAACATACAATTCTTCTCTGCATTAACGGTGAGAGAACTAATCCTGTTTGTACTTTCGCGACAGTCGAGCTGTCGATTATTCTCACCTTCTCAAGTTTGTTTTCCATCCTTTCCTCAGATCGACCGGAACGCCCCGCGTCGTGTCCGTTCGTGTCCCAGCTGACTCCCAGTTCTTTAGTTCTGTCCTGGAGTGGACCGGGTTACGATGGTGGTTCACCAATCGCAGATTACGTGGTAGAGATGCAAAGTTTCGGGCCAGCTGAATCCGGGGACTGGACCGTGCTCACTTCCGAGTGTAAGGACACGACGTACCGGGTCCGCTCGGGCCTTGACGCACAGGGCGAGTACCGCTTCCGTGTACGAGCCTGCAACGCTGTGGGGGTCAGCGATCCCAGTGAAGAGTCCAACTGCATCAAGATGGCTACAGCAGGTACACGCCGGCTACGGCTTTACTGTCGGAATGTGACGGACGGACGTTTGTGTTCTGTGAAATACTTTACGCTTCACGTTTTTAGACGAACAGAAATCTAACCAGAAACGCTAATTTCTCAGGGGAGCCACAGGAGGAGACTCCTACAGAAGTCGACATTGTTGTTGACACCATGCGCAAGGTCAAAGATTGCTACAACATCCATGAAAAATTAGGAGTGTGAGTACGTTCTTATGCCTCGACGCGGTAACTTGTGCTATAAAGACGCATTTCAGCCTATAATGCAATGACTTCACACTGTGAATCCTGTAGTCTGTATATTCTTTGCACAGAGGGAAGTTCGGCCAGGTGTTCCGACTGACCCATAAGGAGACGGGTCGCGTGTGTGCCGGAAAGTTCTACCGTGCGATCGGGTCCAAGGACAAAGAAGCGGCTCGAGAGGAGATCAAGATGATGAAGGAGCTGCGCCATCCGAAGCTGGTGCAGTGTCTGGGAGCGTTCGACACCCGCTCGGAGATCACCTTGATCATGGAGTAGTGAGTGTtgtgatgcagcggcgctttagtctcTCTCATGATTGTTCCTTTTATATAATCGTTACAGAAACGTGAACGCGGTTCGCCTGTGTTCCAGCATTGCTGGCGGGGAGCTTTTCGAACGCATCGTGGACGAGAATTTCGATCACACGGAGCCCAACAGCATGCAGTATATGCGGCAGATCCTGGAGGGCATCCTGTATCTTCACCACAAAAACATCGTCCACCTCGACCTGAAACCCGAGAACATAGTGTGCCTCAACACCACCGGGACGCTCATAAAGATCATCGACTTCGGCCTGGCCAGAAAAATCGGTGAGTGGTCTGTGTGTGGCATCATGgaaaaattcattattattattattattattattattattattattattattattattttacttcgATGTTCTGAGTctctgttactatagtaacaataATTAGAACAAACccatttaatataaacctgtcaatCAATAACTGACCAATCAAAAACGTTTAGCGCTGTTTATTCCACAGCATGCtcgaattcttgaatctgattggtcaaaatttGTGCGTATTTCTTTTTGCATAACAGCACAGgagttctggctgtaacatgAGCAACAGGTTGATATTAATACGCTCATTTCTAATATTTCTGTAGAAACAACTCATACACTCTAAGCATGACCTTGTGAAGGTTTTTGGTTAGATGTGTGGTATGCGCTTTGCAACAGTCGCTGTCCCAGCACAGGAAAGTCTCCAGGGAAGGGTTGTTTATGCTTTCCTGTTTGTAAAATGATGGACTGCATTTTtttggagggagggagggagggcgCATGAAGTCGAGAGGGGAACGACCGTTTATCCGGGTTATCAGAACAGAAACTAGCTTGTCTCTCAGAAGTTCTACAATGTTAAATCTAATTATACGCTGTTTAAATGCATGACGTGTCGATCGTTTAATAAAACAGACTGTGTACTCcattggcaaatcgctgtggtatatgCGGAATAACGCACTCCAGACTGTAtggttaaataaaattaaaaagatctttaaccgtttaacatttttgattaaggTTCTTGTTGTTTAACGCTATTTGATTGCTGTTTAATGTTCTTTAATGTTTACAGATGTCTGTAGGCTTAAATTAGGAGTTAAAATGAACAGATCGTCTATATTTTTAGTCATACATTTTAGTCCAATTTTAAACGTACACTCTATTTTAGCTCGTGTAAAGTTTCATGTTAATTGTACTTGGCTTAAAGATTGTgcttaaacactttaaaaaaaaatttaatctaaattttgaatttgaaatgtattaaaaattcACTATTTCACTAGTTCTGGTTTTAAATTTTAGTCAATTATTTGGGCCGCATAACCTgtgaataaaaaattaatactaaataattagtaataaaTTGTCATTGGTGTTGTTTAGaataatttttcattatttttttttaattatgtaaaaGAACTGTTtgctgaatttttatttatatatatatatatatatatatatatatatatatatatatatatatatatatatatatatatatatatatatatatataatatatatatatatatataatatatatatatatatatatatatatataatatatatatatatattatatatatatatatatatatatatattatatatatatataatatatatatatatattatatatatatatatatatatatatattatatatatatatatatatatatatatatatatataatatatatatatatatataatatatatatatatattatatatatatatatatatatatatattatatatatatatatatatatatatatatatatatatataatatatatatttaatcacctaatttttttttccataggtCTTTGCTCAGTATGCTTAATAATTAATCTGAATAAAATATCTACATGTCtacatgaaatattttcattcttGTGAATACACCTGAACACTTTGATACCACAGAACCTGGAAAGCTTCTTAAGGTGATGCACGGCACGCCCGAGTTCGTGGCTCCGGAGGTGGTCAACTTCGAGCCTGTGGATCTGGCGACCGACATGTGGAGCATCGGGGTGATCTGCTACATCCTGTACGTACTGTAGCGGGGGCGTTGGTTTGGTTTGTGTTTAACGCGTGTAGGGGGTTGTGTTTAAACTCTCGTGTCTTGTGGTCAGGCTGAGCGGAGAGTCGCCGTTTCAGGGGAGTTCAGACGTTGAGACTCTCGCGCTGGTCACCGCTGGAACCTGGGAGTTTGACCTAGAgtttgatgacatcacagacGAGGCCAAGGACTTTATCTGCAAACTGCTGAAGAAGGAGAGAGGGTTCgtgcacttttatttttttccttctctattGTGTGGATGTACACATGGTGATAACGGCCTTtctttatccctctctctctctcacacacaggaaGCGGATGTCCTGCGAACAAGCTTTGGCCCATCCGTGGATGGCGTCATCCTCTGGACGAGTCACAAAAACCCTGAACAAAGACAAGATGCGGCGTTTCCTGGCCAGGCGACgatggcaggtgtgtgtgtgtttgggaatgAGTCAGCTTATGGACCAtgggaccttttttttttttttttttttttttttttttaattttttttattcttcttttcgAGTTCTTTCGAGGCTCCCTGTTTGTGTCTGGAAGAACTGGTCCAGAATCTTACACTCAATAGTTCGAGACTCCGTTTTCTAATATGATGGAACTTGACGAACGTTCGGTGTGATTGTTGCAGAAAACCGGTAAGGCCGTGCTGGCGCTGAAGAGGATGACGCACCTCTCCAACAGATCGGACGGCTCGGATTCTCCTCCCAGCCAAGTGAATGGTAACGCCCTCGATGGGAACTCTACCTGTTTTTGTAATAAACCCTGATGCCACACCGGTACCTCtaggttgtttgtttgtttgttttttttcgtttACAGACACGGATCTGGGGAAGGAGGCCAAAGAGGCTGTTCTGGCTCTGGAGCAGCAGCTGAGGAGCGAGCCGAATTTCCCACAAGCCCTTCACAACCTTACGGAGCCCTGTGGTGCTACTGTACGCATGGCCTGCGTCGTCCAAGGTAACGAGACAAGGATTCACAACCTGAAAGAGTTACAGGCCTAGAGTGTCTAAGTCTAAGTTGCAGTTAAAGAATACAAAAAGCAATCTGTGAGTCAAAGAACACTTTGCtgttaaactttttattttattatgattgGACAGAACGTCCCTGCGGACAATCTTTAGTGTGGCTAAGGTTCCTCCGTTCAtcggcttttcttttttttttctgcaggttATCCCGACCCAGAAGTGGTGTGGCTGCTTGACGACAAGCCTCTGGAGGAGACTGAGCGCGTGCATATGGAGTACAAAGAGGACGGGCTATGTACGCTCACCCTCATCCGGGTGCAACCGAGGGATTCTGGGCTGTACAAGATCCGAGCCACTAACCACCTGGGTCGGGCTCTGTGTTCGGCGAGGCTCACCGTGGCAAACTAGAGGCGTGGGGGGGGATCTAGAGAGGAAGGTGCGGTTGTGCAGAGCTGCAATTGTTCAAGAACAAGGGTCCAGCGCAGCCGAAAAAGAACGCTTGAGAAGGATTAAGGTCTCCGGGTCACGATGATCACAAAGGCACTTTGACGCACGATTCACATGATGCTAGAGAGAGACCCTTCTatcaattttatttaattttttttcttccactacTATTATCACTTAAGGACACGTCTGCATTATTATCTATCGAGTTAAATGTTCGCGATATACACCGACCACTTTATTATTCACCTCTACACCTTGCTTAGGTTCCTGATTGTAGCACGTCCATCTAAAAGTTTGACATtcatttctgctcaccatgtttgCAAAGAAtgatatctttttcttttttaaaaaaaaaaatttttcttgggttaccgtagccttcctgtcatcTCGCACTAGCACGGCCGTTCTCTTCTGACCTCTGagaactttttgttttgtggttttCGCTCCATCCTGCTTGGGAAATACTTTTAATCCAGCCcccttctggcaccaacaaccacgcTGACTGTAGCTCTAGATGTTTTAAACAGTGGGCTCTGCTGcaatgtgattggctgattggagaGGTCCACAAATGAGA
This genomic window from Ictalurus punctatus breed USDA103 chromosome 1, Coco_2.0, whole genome shotgun sequence contains:
- the LOC108264077 gene encoding myosin light chain kinase, smooth muscle translates to MDCNGGAEKKTCVTAVTLELKPSRDSPTPGCGLRSPENGTATEDKEKTDMDASKAVTPKRRAASGTGPAVEFVDPVDKVQVWVGETARLSCSFSFSGPTASCWIHNRKKVVVDGDRTRIERSTSGSVLTISEVLPVDVGSYTIFVQTRRGIAEHTILLCINDRPERPASCPFVSQLTPSSLVLSWSGPGYDGGSPIADYVVEMQSFGPAESGDWTVLTSECKDTTYRVRSGLDAQGEYRFRVRACNAVGVSDPSEESNCIKMATAGEPQEETPTEVDIVVDTMRKVKDCYNIHEKLGVGKFGQVFRLTHKETGRVCAGKFYRAIGSKDKEAAREEIKMMKELRHPKLVQCLGAFDTRSEITLIMEYIAGGELFERIVDENFDHTEPNSMQYMRQILEGILYLHHKNIVHLDLKPENIVCLNTTGTLIKIIDFGLARKIEPGKLLKVMHGTPEFVAPEVVNFEPVDLATDMWSIGVICYILLSGESPFQGSSDVETLALVTAGTWEFDLEFDDITDEAKDFICKLLKKERGKRMSCEQALAHPWMASSSGRVTKTLNKDKMRRFLARRRWQKTGKAVLALKRMTHLSNRSDGSDSPPSQVNDTDLGKEAKEAVLALEQQLRSEPNFPQALHNLTEPCGATVRMACVVQGYPDPEVVWLLDDKPLEETERVHMEYKEDGLCTLTLIRVQPRDSGLYKIRATNHLGRALCSARLTVAN